In the genome of Populus alba chromosome 11, ASM523922v2, whole genome shotgun sequence, one region contains:
- the LOC118031290 gene encoding uncharacterized protein: protein MSTPRVQLLIEDQHVVMDNGILQVTLSNPGGIVTGIQYNGIDNLLQVLDVETNRGYWDLVWSQAGSTGTTGTFDVFEGTTFRVIVENEEQVEISFTRTWDPSLEGKFVSLNLDKRFIMLRNSSGFYSYAIFEHLADWPPFNLPQTRIVFQLRKDKFHYMVVADNRQRLMPLPDDRQPERGEPLDFPEAVLLVDPVEPEFKGEVDDKYQYSCENKDLHVHGWICFDPPTGFWQITPSSEFRSGGPLKQNLTSHVGPYTLAMFLSAHYAGEDLVLKLNPGEPWKKVFGPVFMYLNSVVDKENALSLWDDAKEQYLKEVHCWPYSFPASEDFPCSDQRGKISGRLQVQDRYISHECIAANDAYVGLAPPGDAGSWQRECKGYQFWTKTDGDGSFCIGDIRTGDYNLYAWIPGFIGDYRNDTVITVTAGCEIDVGDLVYEPPRDGPTVWEIGIPDRSAAEFYIPDPNPKYINKLFINHPDRFRQYGLWERYADLYPDGDLVYEVGLSDYKKDWFYAQVNRKKDDGTLEGTTWQIKFKLDDVDQGGAFKLRLALATANVAELQVRINDPEIDPPHFSTGEIGHDNTIARHGVHGLYRLYNVDVPGTTLVEGDNTVFLTQTPRTSPLQGIMYDYIRLEGPPPCT from the exons ATGTCAACTCCAAGGGTGCAGTTGCTCATTGAAGATCAGCAT GTGGTTATGGATAACGGCATTCTTCAAGTCACACTGTCAAACCCAGGAGGAATTGTTACTGGCATTCAGTATAATGGTATAGACAATTTGCTTCAAGTTCTTGACGTGGAAACTAACAGAGG ATATTGGGACCTTGTTTGGAGTCAAGCAGGAAGCACAGGAACAACAGGAACTTTTGACGT GTTTGAAGGAACAACTTTTAGGGTTATAGTGGAAAATGAAGAACAAGTAGAAATCTCATTCACAAGAACATGGGATCCCTCCCTTGAAGGCAAATTCGTTTCCTTAAACTTGGACAAAAG GTTCATAATGCTTAGGAATTCTTCAGGATTTTATTCCTATGCCATTTTTGAGCATTTAGCAGACTGGCCTCCCTTCAACCTCCCGCAAACCAGAATTGTCTTCCAGCTCAGAAAAGACAA GTTTCACTACATGGTCGTAGCAGACAACAGGCAAAGACTCATGCCACTTCCTGATGACAGGCAACCTGAAAGAGGTGAGCCCCTAGACTTTCCCGAAGCAGTCTTGCTTGTTGACCCAGTGGAGCCAGAGTTCAAAGGAGAG GTAGATGACAAGTATCAATACTCATGTGAGAACAAAGATCTCCATGTTCATGGGTGGATTTGCTTTGATCCACCCACGGGGTTCTGGCAAATCACACCTAGCAGTGAGTTCCGATCTGGTGGACCACTCAAGCAGAACCTTACCTCCCATGTTGGACCCTATACTCTCGCA ATGTTTCTCAGTGCTCATTATGCTGGAGAGGACCTTGTGCTAAAACTCAACCCAGGTGAACCGTGGAAGAAGGTTTTTGGACCAGTTTTTATGTATCTTAACTCTGTTGTGGATAAAGAGAATGCACTTTCCCTGTGGGATGACGCTAAAGAACAG TATTTGAAGGAAGTCCACTGTTGGCCGTACAGCTTTCCAGCTTCTGAGGATTTTCCATGCTCCGATCAACGTGGTAAAATCAGTGGCAGATTACAAGTCCAAGATAG GTATATAAGCCATGAATGCATAGCTGCTAATGATGCTTATGTGGGGCTAGCACCGCCAGGAGATGCTGGATCGTGGCAAAGAGAATGCAAG GGATACCAATTCTGGACCAAAACAGACGGGGACGGCTCTTTCTGTATTGGCGATATACGCACCGGCGACTACAATCTTTATGCATGGATTCCTGGTTTCATCGGCGATTACCGTAATGATACTGTTATTACAGTAACTGCAG GTTGTGAAATCGATGTTGGTGATCTTGTATATGAACCTCCAAGAGATGGTCCGACAGTGTGGGAAATAGGCATACCTGATCGATCTGCTGCAGAGTTTTACATTCCCGATCCTAACCCAAAGTATATTAACAAACTTTTCATCAACCATCCTGACAG GTTTAGGCAGTATGGGCTGTGGGAAAGGTATGCTGATTTATATCCTGATGGGGATCTGGTGTACGAAGTTGGTCTCAGTGACTACAAGAAAGATTGGTTTTACGCTCAAGTAAACAG GAAGAAAGATGACGGTACATTAGAAGGAACGACATGGCAAATCAAGTTCAAGCTGGACGATGTAGATCAAGGTGGCGCGTTCAAGCTACGATTGGCACTGGCAACAGCCAACGTTGCAGAACTGCAA gtTAGGATAAACGATCCAGAAATAGATCCTCCCCATTTTTCAACCGGAGAAATTGGGCATGACAACACAATAGCAAGGCATGGAGTCCATGGCCTCTACCGCCTTTACAACGTAGATGTGCCAGGCACGACGCTTGTGGAAGGAGACAACACCGTGTTTCTGACACAAACACCTAGAACCAGCCCTTTGCAGGGCATCATGTATGATTATATTCGCTTAGAAGGCCCTCCACCATGCACCTGA
- the LOC118031286 gene encoding uncharacterized protein, producing MSNQGVQLHIQERYVVMDNGILQVTLSKPEGIVTGIQYNGISNLLEVLNDESNRGYWDLVWSKEGSTGTTGTSYVIKGESFGVVVENEEQVEISFTRMWDPSLEGKLAPLNIDKRFIMLRNSSGFYSYAIYEHFEEWPAFNLPQTRIVFKLRKDKFHCMAVADNRQRSMPLPEDRLPERGEPLAYPEAVLLVNPVEDEFKGEVDDKYQYSCENKDLQVHGWICVNPPVGFWQITPSNEFRSGGPLKQNLSSHVGPISLAMFLSAHYSGEDMVLKLKPGEPWKKVFGPVFIYLNTLLDDENEPQWLWEDAKEQMLIEVQSWPYSFPASEDFPSSEQRGCVNGRLQVQDRFISDYCIPGNGAYVGLAPPGDIGSWQRECKGYQFWTKADPEGYFSINDIRTGDYNLYAWIPGFIGDYRNDEVITITPGCDLDLADVIYKPPRDGPTLWEIGIPNRSAAEFYIPDPDPKYINKLYVNHPDRFRQYGLWERYADLYPDEDLVYTVGTSDYAKDWFFAQVTRKKDDNSYQGTTWQIKFKLDSVQNSGSYKLRLALATANVAELQVRINSLETNPWSTGVIGHDNTIARHGIHGLYWLYNIEVPGSELVEEDNTIFLTQTMATSPFQGIMYDYIRLEGPPSSNSDN from the exons ATGTCAAACCAAGGGGTGCAGTTGCATATCCAAGAACGTTAT GTGGTGATGGATAATGGCATACTCCAAGTCACATTATCCAAACCAGAGGGAATTGTCACTGGAATACAATATAATGGCATCAGCAATTTACTTGAAGTTCTCAATGATGAATCCAATAGAGG GTATTGGGATCTTGTATGGAGTAAAGAAGGAAGCACAGGAACCACGGGAACTTCCTATGT GATTAAAGGAGAAAGTTTTGGAGTGGTGGTAGAAAATGAGGAACAAGTAGAAATCTCATTCACTAGAATGTGGGATCCTTCACTAGAGGGCAAGCTTGCTCCCCTGAACATAGACAAGAG GTTTATTATGCTTCGTAATTCCTCTGGCTTCTACTCCTATGCCATTTATGAGCACTTCGAGGAATGGCCCGCTTTCAACCTTCCCCAGACCAGGATTGTATTCAAGCTTAGGAAGGACAA GTTTCACTGCATGGCAGTGGCAGATAACAGGCAAAGAAGCATGCCATTACCAGAGGACCGGTTACCAGAAAGAGGCGAACCCCTTGCTTACCCTGAAGCCGTCCTACTTGTCAATCCTGTGGAGGATGAATTCAAAGGAGAG GTGGATGATAAATACCAATACTCGTGCGAAAATAAAGATCTTCAGGTTCATGGATGGATATGCGTCAACCCCCCCGTTGGATTCTGGCAAATCACACCCAGCAATGAGTTCCGATCTGGAGGACCTCTAAAGCAAAACCTTAGCTCTCATGTTGGTCCCATCAGTCTTGCT ATGTTTCTTAGTGCCCATTATTCAGGGGAGGATATGGTGCTGAAACTCAAACCGGGTGAGCCATGGAAGAAAGTTTTTGGCCCTGTTTTTATCTATCTCAATACTTTGTTGGATGATGAAAATGAACCACAATGGCTATGGGAGGACGCCAAGGAACAG ATGTTAATTGAAGTTCAGAGTTGGCCCTACAGTTTCCCAGCTTCAGAGGATTTTCCATCATCAGAACAACGTGGTTGCGTCAATGGTCGATTGCAAGTTCAAGACAG GTTTATTAGTGATTACTGTATACCAGGCAATGGTGCCTATGTGGGGTTGGCACCTCCAGGAGACATTGGATCATGGCAAAGAGAATGCAAG GGCTATCAGTTCTGGACCAAGGCAGATCCAGAAGGATATTTTTCCATTAACGATATAAGAACTGGTGACTATAATCTTTATGCATGGATTCCTGGTTTTATTGGAGATTACCGAAATGATGAAGTTATTACCATAACACCAG GTTGTGATCTGGACTTGGCTGATGTTATATACAAACCCCCGAGAGATGGCCCTACACTGTGGGAAATAGGCATACCGAACCGTTCTGCCGCAGAATTCTACATTCCTGACCCCGATCCTAAGTATATCAATAAACTTTATGTCAATCACCCTGACAG gTTCAGGCAGTACGGATTATGGGAAAGGTATGCAGATTTATACCCTGATGAAGATTTGGTTTACACGGTTGGTACAAGTGACTACGCAAAAGATTGGTTCTTCGCTCAAGTTACAAG GAAGAAAGATGACAATTCATATCAAGGAACTACATGGCAGATCAAGTTCAAACTTGACAGTGTACAAAACAGTGGATCATACAAACTACGATTAGCACTTGCAACTGCAAATGTTGCTGAATTgcag GTTCGCATCAATAGTCTAGAAACAAATCCATGGTCAACTGGAGTAATTGGGCATGACAACACAATTGCGAGACATGGAATTCATGGACTCTATTGGCTTTACAACATAGAAGTGCCAGGTTCTGAGCTCGTGGAAGAGGATAATACTATTTTCTTGACTCAAACTATGGCCACCAGCCCTTTCCAAGGAATCATGTATGACTACATACGTTTAGAAGGCCCCCCATCTTCTAATTCTGACAACTAA